Proteins encoded together in one Sinorhizobium meliloti window:
- the mutM gene encoding bifunctional DNA-formamidopyrimidine glycosylase/DNA-(apurinic or apyrimidinic site) lyase, which translates to MPELPEVETVKRGLAPTMEGALLVRAELRRPDLRFPFPENFANAVAGRRIIALSRRAKYLMIELEGGDVIIAHLGMSGSFRIEKGPIEAGANPAAPGAFHHPRGKDEKHDHVIFHLDGGSGPARVIYNDPRRFGFMDLARRSALADHVYLRGLGEEPTGNALDAAYLAARFAGKVQPLKAALLDQRTIAGLGNIYVCEALWRSGLSPKRAAGTLVDRRGRPKQALIALTERIRAVIADAIAAGGSSLKDHIQADGSLGYFQHSFSVYDREGEACRTPGCHGTVARIVQAGRSTFYCPHCQK; encoded by the coding sequence ATGCCGGAATTGCCCGAGGTGGAAACGGTCAAGCGCGGACTGGCGCCGACCATGGAGGGCGCGCTTCTGGTGCGGGCGGAGTTGCGCCGGCCGGATCTGCGCTTTCCGTTCCCCGAGAATTTCGCCAACGCGGTTGCGGGCCGCCGTATCATCGCCCTCTCGCGGCGCGCCAAATATCTGATGATCGAGCTCGAGGGCGGCGACGTCATCATCGCCCATCTCGGCATGTCCGGCTCGTTCCGGATCGAGAAGGGCCCGATAGAGGCTGGCGCCAATCCGGCCGCGCCCGGCGCTTTCCACCACCCGCGCGGCAAGGACGAGAAGCACGATCATGTCATCTTCCATCTCGATGGCGGCTCCGGTCCGGCACGGGTGATCTATAACGATCCGCGTCGCTTCGGTTTCATGGATCTGGCACGGCGCTCTGCGCTCGCCGACCACGTCTATCTCCGCGGCCTCGGCGAGGAGCCGACCGGCAATGCCCTCGACGCCGCCTATCTCGCCGCCCGCTTCGCCGGCAAGGTCCAGCCGCTGAAAGCCGCTCTTCTTGATCAGAGGACGATCGCGGGGCTCGGAAATATCTATGTCTGCGAGGCGTTGTGGCGCTCGGGCCTCTCGCCGAAAAGGGCGGCAGGCACGCTCGTCGACAGGCGGGGCCGCCCGAAACAGGCGCTGATTGCACTGACGGAAAGGATCCGCGCCGTGATTGCCGATGCGATCGCCGCCGGCGGCTCCTCGCTCAAGGATCACATTCAGGCGGACGGCAGTCTCGGCTATTTCCAGCACAGCTTCTCCGTCTATGACAGGGAAGGCGAGGCTTGCCGCACGCCCGGCTGCCACGGTACGGTCGCCCGCATAGTACAGGCGGGACGTTCGACCTTTTATTGCCCGCACTGCCAGAAATAG
- a CDS encoding RNA polymerase sigma factor: protein MTDTGWIDLALVSARPQAMGALLRYFRNLDLAEEAFQEACIRALKNWPRTGPPRDPAAWLIFVGRNSGIDKVRRQSRETALPPEELLSDLEDRESELADRLDGAHYRDDILRLLFVCSNPTLPATQQIALALRIVSGLSVRQIARAFLVSEAAMEQRITRAKARVAAAGIPFETPDAADRAERLAAVATMIYLVFNEGYSAMNGAEGVSADLCDEAIRLSRLLLRLFPAEPEIMGLTALLLLQHSRARARFDANGAVVLLEDQDRRLWSRPMITEALAMIDKAMRHRRPGPYQIQAAIAALHARAERPEQTDWEEIDLLYQALERLQPSPVVTLNRAVAVSKREGAEAALAMVEPLGERLSGYFYYHGLRGGLLKQLGRACEARTAFDRAVALATNAAEAAYIRMQLDHLAAEPATVAEEEER, encoded by the coding sequence ATGACCGACACAGGCTGGATCGATCTTGCTCTTGTTTCCGCGCGGCCGCAGGCAATGGGTGCGCTGCTGCGCTACTTTCGCAATCTCGATCTGGCGGAGGAGGCATTTCAGGAGGCCTGTATCCGGGCGCTGAAAAACTGGCCCCGTACCGGTCCGCCGCGCGATCCCGCCGCCTGGCTCATCTTCGTCGGACGCAATAGCGGCATCGACAAGGTGCGGCGGCAGTCGCGCGAGACGGCGCTGCCCCCGGAGGAACTGCTCTCCGACCTCGAAGACCGGGAGAGCGAGCTCGCCGATCGCCTCGACGGGGCGCATTACCGCGACGACATCCTGCGGCTGCTCTTCGTCTGCAGCAATCCGACGCTTCCGGCAACCCAGCAGATCGCGCTTGCACTGCGCATCGTATCGGGGCTCTCCGTCAGGCAGATCGCCCGTGCTTTTCTCGTCAGCGAAGCCGCGATGGAGCAGCGCATCACCCGCGCCAAGGCCCGCGTGGCGGCCGCCGGCATCCCGTTCGAGACACCCGATGCCGCCGATCGCGCCGAGCGGCTCGCTGCGGTCGCGACGATGATCTATCTCGTCTTCAACGAGGGTTATTCGGCGATGAACGGCGCCGAGGGCGTCTCCGCCGATCTTTGCGACGAGGCGATCCGCCTGTCGCGGCTGCTGCTGCGGCTGTTTCCCGCCGAGCCGGAAATCATGGGACTGACGGCACTTCTGCTGCTCCAGCATTCGCGCGCCCGCGCGCGCTTCGATGCCAATGGCGCCGTCGTCCTGCTCGAAGATCAGGATCGGCGGCTCTGGAGCCGGCCGATGATTACCGAGGCGCTGGCGATGATCGACAAGGCAATGCGCCATCGCCGCCCCGGGCCTTACCAGATACAGGCAGCGATCGCCGCCCTGCACGCCCGCGCCGAACGTCCTGAGCAGACGGATTGGGAGGAGATCGACCTCCTCTACCAGGCGCTCGAGCGCCTGCAGCCCTCTCCGGTCGTCACGCTCAATCGCGCGGTCGCCGTCTCCAAACGGGAGGGAGCGGAGGCCGCACTGGCCATGGTGGAGCCCCTTGGCGAGAGGCTTTCCGGCTATTTCTATTATCATGGCCTGCGCGGCGGCCTTTTGAAGCAACTCGGCCGGGCATGCGAGGCGCGCACCGCCTTCGACCGGGCGGTCGCACTGGCCACCAACGCGGCCGAAGCGGCCTATATCCGCATGCAGCTCGATCACCTCGCGGCCGAGCCGGCGACGGTCGCGGAAGAAGAAGAGCGATAA
- the ubiE gene encoding bifunctional demethylmenaquinone methyltransferase/2-methoxy-6-polyprenyl-1,4-benzoquinol methylase UbiE, producing MADERVSARGGMETSFGFREVGTGEKQPLVNDVFHKVAKRYDIMNDVMSAGLHRVWKDAMIAALNPPSREGYRVLDVAGGTGDIAFRIVERSGRKAHATVLDINGSMLSVGAERARKKGIDANLDFVEANAEDLPFAANSFDAYTIAFGIRNVPRIEVALKEAYRVLKRGGRLLVLEFSEVEMPLLDRFYDAWSFNAIPKFGKLITGDDAPYQYLVESIRKFPNQRDFAAMIRDAGFARVSFTNYTGGIAALHSGWKI from the coding sequence ATGGCGGATGAGCGCGTATCGGCGAGGGGCGGGATGGAGACCTCATTCGGTTTCCGCGAAGTCGGCACGGGCGAGAAGCAGCCGCTCGTCAACGACGTCTTCCACAAGGTCGCCAAACGCTACGACATCATGAACGACGTGATGTCGGCCGGGCTGCACCGCGTCTGGAAGGATGCGATGATCGCGGCGCTCAACCCGCCGAGCCGCGAGGGCTATCGGGTTCTCGATGTCGCCGGCGGCACCGGTGACATCGCCTTCCGCATCGTCGAGCGCTCCGGGCGCAAGGCCCATGCGACCGTCCTCGACATCAACGGCTCGATGCTCTCGGTGGGCGCCGAGCGCGCCCGCAAGAAGGGGATCGACGCCAATCTCGACTTCGTCGAGGCCAACGCCGAAGACCTGCCCTTCGCGGCGAATTCATTCGACGCCTACACGATCGCCTTCGGCATCCGCAACGTGCCGCGCATCGAGGTCGCGCTCAAGGAGGCCTACCGCGTGCTCAAGCGCGGCGGCCGGCTCCTCGTGCTCGAATTCTCCGAAGTGGAGATGCCGCTGCTCGACCGCTTCTACGACGCCTGGTCCTTCAATGCGATTCCGAAATTCGGCAAGCTCATCACCGGCGACGATGCGCCCTACCAATATCTGGTGGAATCGATCCGCAAGTTTCCGAACCAGCGTGATTTCGCCGCCATGATCCGTGATGCCGGCTTCGCCCGCGTCTCCTTCACCAATTATACCGGCGGCATCGCAGCGCTGCATTCCGGCTGGAAAATCTGA
- a CDS encoding enoyl-CoA hydratase, producing the protein MSYETLLVETQGRVGLITLNRPQALNALNAVLMRELDAALKAFDADRDVGAIVLAGSEKAFAAGADIKEMQGLDFVDGYLADFLGGWEHVANARKPMIAAVSGFALGGGCELAMMCDFIIASETAKFGQPEITLGVIPGMGGSQRLTRAVGKAKAMDLILTGRMMDAAEAERSGLVSRVVAPDRLLEEALDAAKKIASFSLPAAMMAKEAVKRSLELTLAEGLRFERRLFQSLFATEDQKEGMAAFVAKRKAEFKHR; encoded by the coding sequence ATGAGTTACGAGACGTTGCTGGTCGAAACGCAGGGCCGCGTGGGCCTGATCACGCTCAACCGGCCGCAGGCGCTCAATGCGCTGAATGCGGTGCTGATGCGCGAGCTCGATGCCGCGCTGAAGGCCTTCGATGCCGACAGGGACGTCGGCGCCATCGTCCTTGCCGGCTCCGAGAAGGCCTTTGCCGCCGGCGCGGACATCAAGGAGATGCAGGGGCTCGATTTCGTCGACGGTTACCTCGCCGATTTCCTTGGCGGCTGGGAGCATGTCGCGAACGCCCGCAAGCCGATGATCGCCGCCGTATCCGGTTTCGCGCTCGGCGGTGGCTGCGAGCTCGCCATGATGTGCGACTTCATCATTGCCTCCGAAACGGCGAAGTTCGGCCAGCCGGAGATTACCCTCGGCGTCATTCCCGGCATGGGCGGATCGCAACGCCTGACCCGCGCAGTCGGCAAGGCGAAGGCCATGGACCTCATTCTCACCGGCCGCATGATGGACGCGGCGGAGGCCGAGCGCTCCGGGCTCGTTTCGCGCGTGGTGGCTCCGGACAGGCTCCTGGAGGAGGCGCTCGACGCCGCGAAGAAGATCGCGTCATTCTCGTTGCCGGCGGCGATGATGGCCAAGGAGGCAGTCAAACGCTCTCTGGAACTGACGCTCGCCGAGGGCCTGCGCTTCGAGCGGCGGCTCTTCCAGTCGCTTTTCGCAACGGAGGACCAGAAAGAGGGCATGGCCGCCTTCGTCGCCAAGCGCAAAGCCGAATTCAAACACAGGTGA
- the rpsT gene encoding 30S ribosomal protein S20 produces MANTTSAKKATRKIARRTAVNKARRSRIRSFVRKVEEAIASGDQALAAAALKAAQPELMRAATKGVMHSNTASRKVSRLAQRVKSLSA; encoded by the coding sequence ATGGCCAATACAACTTCGGCGAAAAAGGCGACCCGCAAGATCGCACGCCGTACCGCAGTGAACAAGGCCCGTCGTTCGCGCATCCGCAGCTTCGTCCGCAAGGTCGAGGAAGCGATCGCTTCCGGCGATCAGGCACTCGCAGCCGCTGCCCTGAAGGCGGCACAGCCGGAGCTGATGCGCGCCGCCACGAAAGGCGTAATGCATTCCAACACGGCATCGCGCAAGGTTTCGCGCCTGGCGCAGCGCGTGAAGAGCCTTTCGGCCTAA
- the hemW gene encoding radical SAM family heme chaperone HemW, producing MQIAPLSAIGDGMDPGFGVYVHWPFCAAKCPYCDFNSHVRHQPVDQPRFVAAFLKEMAAVRALSGPRTVTSIFMGGGTPSLMEPQTVEAILDGIARHWHVPDGIEITMEANPSSVEATRFRGYRAAGVNRVSLGVQALNDRDLKFLGRLHDVENALKAVRLAREIFPRMSFDLIYARPNQTVEEWERELKEAVSYAVDHLSLYQLTIEEGTPFYGLHKAGKLVVPDGEQSAVLYEATQEITAAIGMPAYEVSNHARPGAESRHNLTYWRYGDYAGIGPGAHGRLAIGSGKIATATERNPEAWLQRVEECGEGLIERELLDFEAQADELLLMGLRLREGVDLARWQTLSGRDPDPAREEFLIEHGFIERIGNSRLRCTPAGMLILDAVVADLAC from the coding sequence ATGCAGATAGCCCCGCTTTCAGCGATCGGTGACGGCATGGATCCCGGTTTCGGGGTCTATGTGCACTGGCCGTTCTGCGCGGCGAAATGCCCCTATTGCGACTTCAATAGCCATGTGCGCCACCAGCCGGTGGATCAGCCTCGCTTCGTCGCCGCATTTCTGAAGGAAATGGCTGCGGTGCGCGCGCTTTCCGGTCCGAGAACCGTCACCAGCATTTTCATGGGCGGGGGTACCCCGTCGCTGATGGAGCCTCAGACGGTGGAGGCGATCCTCGACGGCATTGCCCGGCATTGGCACGTGCCCGATGGCATCGAGATCACCATGGAGGCGAACCCCTCCAGCGTCGAGGCGACGCGCTTCCGCGGCTATAGGGCGGCCGGCGTCAACCGCGTCTCGCTCGGCGTCCAGGCTCTCAACGACCGTGACCTCAAATTTCTCGGGCGGCTGCACGATGTCGAGAATGCGTTGAAGGCCGTGCGGCTCGCCCGCGAGATCTTTCCGCGGATGTCCTTCGACCTGATCTATGCGCGGCCGAACCAGACGGTTGAGGAATGGGAGCGCGAACTGAAGGAGGCGGTTTCCTACGCCGTCGATCATCTGTCGCTCTACCAGCTTACAATCGAGGAAGGGACGCCCTTCTACGGCCTGCACAAGGCAGGCAAGCTCGTCGTTCCGGATGGCGAGCAGTCGGCTGTTCTCTACGAGGCCACGCAGGAGATCACCGCCGCGATCGGCATGCCGGCCTATGAGGTCTCCAACCATGCCCGGCCGGGGGCCGAGAGCCGGCATAACCTCACCTATTGGCGCTACGGCGACTATGCGGGCATCGGCCCCGGCGCCCACGGGCGGCTGGCGATCGGATCAGGTAAGATCGCGACCGCAACCGAGCGCAACCCCGAGGCATGGCTGCAACGCGTCGAAGAGTGCGGCGAAGGCCTGATCGAGCGGGAACTGCTCGATTTCGAGGCGCAGGCCGACGAGCTTTTGCTGATGGGGTTGAGGCTGCGCGAAGGCGTCGATCTCGCCCGCTGGCAGACCCTCTCGGGCCGCGATCCGGATCCGGCCCGGGAAGAGTTCCTGATCGAGCATGGTTTCATCGAACGGATCGGCAATTCGCGGCTGCGCTGCACGCCCGCCGGAATGCTGATCCTCGACGCCGTGGTGGCCGACCTCGCCTGCTGA
- the dnaA gene encoding chromosomal replication initiator protein DnaA — MRHDALFERVSARLKAQVGPDVFASWFGRLKLHSVSKSVVRLSVPTTFLKSWINNRYLDLITTLVQQEDGEILKVEILVRTATRGHRPTAPEESVAAVAEAAPVSPSRRSAAPSVAIAAATVAAAPARPVQAPLFGSPLDQRYGFDSFVEGSSNRVALAAARTIAEAGAGAVRFNPLFIHSSVGLGKTHLLQAIALAALQSARAPRVVYLTAEYFMWRFATAIRDNDALSLKESLRNIDLLIIDDMQFLQGKSIQHEFCHLLNMLLDSAKQVVVAADRAPWELESLDSRVRSRLQGGVAIEMEGPDYEMRLEMLKRRLEAARQDDASLEIPPEILSHVARNVTASGRELEGAFNQLLFRRSFEPQLSIERVDELLGHLVNAGEPRRVRIEDIQRVVAKHYNVSRQELVSNRRTRVIVKPRQIAMYLSKTLTPRSFPEIGRRFGGRDHTTVLHAVRKIEELISADTKLSHEIELLKRLINE; from the coding sequence ATGCGGCATGACGCACTGTTTGAGCGGGTAAGTGCGCGCTTGAAAGCCCAGGTCGGACCGGATGTCTTCGCAAGTTGGTTTGGACGCCTCAAGCTCCATTCAGTGTCGAAAAGCGTCGTGCGCCTCTCGGTCCCAACGACTTTTCTGAAGTCCTGGATCAATAATCGCTATCTCGATCTGATCACCACGCTCGTCCAGCAGGAGGACGGCGAAATACTGAAGGTGGAGATCCTCGTGCGCACTGCGACCCGCGGTCATCGCCCGACGGCTCCTGAGGAGAGCGTTGCCGCGGTTGCCGAAGCGGCGCCCGTCTCTCCTTCCCGCCGTTCGGCGGCCCCCTCCGTGGCAATTGCCGCCGCCACGGTTGCGGCAGCTCCGGCGAGACCCGTCCAGGCGCCGCTTTTCGGCTCGCCTCTCGATCAGCGCTACGGTTTCGATAGTTTCGTAGAGGGCTCGTCGAACCGGGTCGCGCTCGCGGCAGCGCGTACGATTGCCGAGGCCGGCGCCGGCGCCGTGCGCTTCAATCCGCTTTTCATCCATTCGAGCGTTGGTCTCGGCAAGACGCATCTCCTGCAGGCGATCGCTCTCGCGGCCCTCCAGAGTGCGCGCGCGCCGCGCGTCGTCTATCTCACGGCCGAATATTTCATGTGGCGTTTCGCAACGGCGATCCGCGACAACGACGCGCTGTCGCTGAAGGAATCGCTTCGCAACATCGACCTTCTCATTATCGACGACATGCAGTTCCTGCAGGGCAAGTCGATCCAGCACGAGTTCTGCCATCTGTTGAACATGCTGCTCGACTCCGCCAAACAGGTGGTCGTCGCCGCCGACCGTGCACCCTGGGAGCTGGAATCGCTCGACAGCCGCGTTCGCTCGCGCCTGCAAGGCGGCGTGGCGATCGAGATGGAAGGGCCGGACTACGAGATGCGCCTGGAAATGCTGAAGCGTCGTCTCGAAGCGGCGCGCCAGGACGATGCCTCGCTCGAGATTCCGCCCGAGATCCTGAGCCACGTCGCCCGCAACGTGACAGCCAGCGGCCGCGAACTCGAGGGCGCCTTCAATCAGCTTCTCTTCCGTCGCTCCTTCGAGCCGCAGCTTTCGATCGAGCGGGTCGACGAACTGCTCGGCCATCTCGTCAATGCCGGGGAACCGCGCCGCGTCCGCATCGAAGATATCCAGCGCGTGGTGGCCAAGCACTACAACGTCTCGCGTCAGGAGCTGGTCTCGAACCGCCGCACCCGCGTCATCGTCAAGCCGCGCCAGATCGCCATGTATCTGTCGAAGACACTGACCCCACGCTCCTTCCCCGAAATCGGCCGCCGCTTCGGCGGGCGCGATCACACGACCGTGCTCCATGCGGTGCGCAAGATCGAGGAATTGATTTCTGCCGACACCAAGCTCAGCCACGAGATCGAGCTTTTGAAGCGACTGATCAACGAATAG
- the ubiB gene encoding 2-polyprenylphenol 6-hydroxylase, with the protein MSTPGAYFRLIRIGWVLARENAFAAVPSEHLPPLARFVQKLAGLLASREARFGARSGRLARAVERLGPSYVKIGQFLATRPDVVGAELAADLSLLQDRMATFPESASRAAIEASLGRPVGELFVEFSEPIAAASIAQVHPAVVMRGGTRERVAVKVIRPGVRQRFVADIEAMYLVSRMQERFLPYTRRLRPVEVTKTLEQTTKVEMDLRLEAAALSELGENTREDSGFRVPRVDWERTGRDVVTMEWIDGVKMSDIEGLKRAGHDLNRLAETLIQSFLRHTLRDGFFHADMHQGNLFVDDAGHIVAVDMGIVGRLGRKERRFLAEILYGFIMRDYQRVADVHFEAGYVPSHHDAASFAQAIRAIGEPIHGQPAETISMAKLLTLLFEVTELFDMQTRPELVMLQKTMVVVEGVARTLNPRFNMWKASEPVVGKWIRDNLGPKRIVADLRDGVHAALRVAEALPEIAARTERFSAEIMAMSENGLRFDPETAEAIGRAEARHTRSGRIALWLIAATLVYIAWQLA; encoded by the coding sequence ATGAGCACTCCCGGAGCATATTTCCGTCTCATACGGATCGGCTGGGTCCTTGCGCGCGAGAATGCGTTTGCCGCGGTCCCCTCCGAACACCTGCCCCCGCTCGCACGATTCGTGCAGAAGCTCGCCGGCCTGCTCGCCAGCCGCGAGGCCCGGTTCGGTGCGCGCAGCGGCCGCCTCGCCCGGGCGGTGGAACGGCTCGGCCCTTCCTATGTCAAGATCGGCCAGTTTCTCGCGACCCGCCCGGACGTGGTCGGCGCCGAACTTGCCGCCGACCTTTCGCTGCTCCAGGACCGCATGGCGACGTTTCCCGAGAGCGCGTCCAGGGCCGCGATAGAGGCGTCTCTCGGGCGCCCCGTCGGCGAGCTCTTCGTCGAATTCTCCGAGCCGATCGCAGCCGCATCGATCGCCCAGGTTCACCCCGCCGTGGTCATGCGCGGCGGCACGCGCGAAAGGGTGGCCGTCAAGGTCATCCGCCCGGGCGTGCGCCAGCGCTTTGTGGCCGACATCGAGGCCATGTATCTGGTATCGCGCATGCAGGAGCGATTCCTGCCCTATACGCGCCGCCTGAGGCCGGTCGAGGTGACGAAGACGCTGGAGCAGACGACCAAGGTCGAAATGGATCTGAGACTCGAGGCCGCGGCGCTTTCCGAACTTGGCGAGAACACCAGGGAGGACTCCGGCTTTCGCGTGCCCAGGGTCGATTGGGAGCGCACCGGCCGCGACGTCGTGACGATGGAATGGATCGACGGCGTCAAGATGTCGGACATCGAAGGGCTGAAAAGGGCCGGCCACGACCTGAACCGCCTGGCCGAAACGCTGATCCAGTCCTTTCTGCGCCACACGCTCCGGGACGGCTTCTTCCACGCGGACATGCATCAGGGCAACCTCTTCGTCGACGATGCGGGCCATATCGTCGCCGTCGACATGGGGATCGTCGGCCGCCTCGGCCGGAAGGAACGACGCTTCCTGGCCGAGATCCTCTACGGCTTCATCATGCGCGATTATCAGCGCGTCGCGGATGTGCATTTCGAGGCCGGTTACGTTCCCTCGCACCACGACGCGGCAAGCTTCGCCCAGGCGATCCGCGCCATCGGCGAGCCGATCCACGGCCAGCCGGCCGAGACGATCTCGATGGCGAAGCTGCTGACGCTGCTGTTCGAGGTCACCGAACTTTTCGACATGCAGACCCGCCCCGAACTGGTGATGCTGCAGAAGACGATGGTCGTCGTCGAGGGCGTCGCCCGAACGCTCAATCCGCGCTTCAACATGTGGAAGGCGTCCGAACCGGTGGTCGGCAAGTGGATAAGGGACAATCTCGGGCCGAAACGCATCGTCGCCGACCTGCGCGACGGCGTTCATGCGGCGCTGCGGGTTGCCGAAGCGCTGCCGGAGATCGCAGCCCGGACCGAGCGGTTCTCGGCGGAAATCATGGCAATGAGCGAGAACGGCCTGCGCTTCGATCCGGAGACCGCGGAAGCGATCGGCAGAGCCGAGGCGCGCCATACGCGCTCGGGCCGTATCGCGCTATGGCTTATCGCGGCGACGCTCGTCTACATCGCCTGGCAGCTTGCGTGA
- a CDS encoding SRPBCC family protein, whose product MTAATDTNSGGERELVLTRLIDAPREKVYRAFTEAGLLKQWFAPLPWTITEAELDVRAGGINRFVMRSPEGELYPNQGVYLEVVPNEKIVVTDAFTEAWKPSEKPFMTAVMTFENEGGKTRYTARALHWSVEDRDAHEKMGFHEGWGQCADQLATLVAKL is encoded by the coding sequence ATGACTGCAGCGACCGACACCAATTCCGGCGGCGAACGCGAACTGGTTCTGACCCGGCTGATCGATGCCCCGCGCGAGAAGGTCTACCGGGCCTTCACCGAAGCCGGGCTTCTGAAGCAGTGGTTCGCCCCTCTGCCGTGGACGATCACGGAAGCGGAGCTCGACGTCAGGGCGGGCGGCATCAACCGCTTTGTCATGCGCTCGCCCGAGGGCGAACTCTATCCCAATCAGGGCGTCTATCTGGAAGTCGTGCCGAACGAGAAGATCGTCGTCACCGATGCCTTTACGGAAGCCTGGAAGCCGTCCGAGAAGCCGTTCATGACGGCGGTCATGACCTTCGAGAACGAGGGCGGCAAGACCCGCTATACGGCCCGCGCGCTCCATTGGAGCGTCGAGGACCGCGATGCCCATGAGAAGATGGGCTTCCACGAGGGCTGGGGCCAATGCGCCGATCAGCTTGCAACACTCGTTGCGAAACTCTGA
- a CDS encoding YciI family protein, which yields MLYAVLCYNDESVTSAWSKEEDERVMRDLSAVQRKYVEAGKLGPVARLVPTTAAATLRHSAGETIVIDGPFAETKEQLLGFYLIDCASLDEALDFARDLSNANPSTGSYEVRPLALYKPGELPS from the coding sequence ATGCTTTACGCCGTGCTTTGCTACAACGATGAAAGCGTCACCAGTGCCTGGAGCAAGGAGGAGGACGAGCGGGTCATGCGTGATCTGAGCGCCGTCCAACGCAAATATGTCGAAGCGGGCAAGCTGGGGCCCGTGGCGCGCCTGGTGCCGACGACGGCGGCGGCGACGCTGCGCCACAGCGCCGGCGAGACGATCGTCATCGACGGCCCCTTCGCCGAGACCAAGGAACAGTTGCTCGGCTTCTATCTGATCGATTGCGCCTCGCTGGACGAGGCGCTCGACTTCGCGCGCGATCTGAGTAACGCCAATCCGAGCACGGGCTCCTACGAAGTCCGGCCGCTCGCGCTTTATAAACCCGGTGAGTTGCCCTCATGA
- a CDS encoding nuclear transport factor 2 family protein produces the protein MTITGSSNAAISEIEEVIGGWAEALRRKDAARVLAHGTDDCLVFSLAPPLKASDADAGGLEQWFSTWKGPLGFTLEDLDVSVSGDVAFATALTHLSGEKHDGQKAALWYRLTLGLTRTDKGWKIAHQHESVPFYMDGSFKAAIDLDPRSEVDWQAPSRPPMPGVIAYLNVEDADAAAAFYVRAFGAKEEDRKLAQDGKRLIHCHLTINGGALMLNDPFPEFGHPWKPPEGFVLHLVVDDADFWWKRAVEAGAEVTMPLEIAFWGDHYGQLKDPFGVTWGIVAPVKEGG, from the coding sequence ATGACCATTACCGGGAGCAGCAATGCGGCCATTTCGGAGATCGAGGAGGTAATCGGGGGCTGGGCGGAGGCGCTGCGCCGGAAGGATGCCGCCCGCGTCCTCGCCCACGGCACGGACGATTGCCTCGTCTTTTCCCTGGCGCCGCCCCTCAAGGCCTCCGACGCAGATGCCGGCGGCCTCGAGCAGTGGTTCTCCACGTGGAAAGGACCGCTCGGCTTCACCCTTGAGGATCTCGACGTTTCGGTGAGCGGCGACGTCGCCTTCGCCACTGCGCTGACGCATCTTTCCGGCGAGAAGCACGATGGTCAGAAGGCGGCGCTCTGGTATCGCCTGACCTTGGGCCTGACGCGCACCGACAAGGGATGGAAGATCGCCCATCAGCACGAATCCGTTCCCTTCTACATGGACGGGAGCTTCAAGGCGGCGATCGACCTCGATCCCCGATCCGAGGTCGACTGGCAAGCACCGTCGCGCCCGCCCATGCCCGGCGTCATCGCCTATCTCAACGTGGAGGATGCAGATGCGGCGGCGGCCTTCTACGTCCGCGCTTTCGGCGCCAAGGAGGAGGACCGCAAACTTGCCCAGGACGGAAAGCGCCTCATCCACTGCCACCTGACGATCAATGGCGGCGCATTGATGCTGAACGATCCCTTCCCGGAATTCGGCCATCCCTGGAAGCCGCCGGAGGGCTTCGTGCTGCACCTCGTCGTCGACGACGCGGATTTCTGGTGGAAACGGGCGGTGGAGGCCGGCGCGGAGGTGACGATGCCGCTGGAGATCGCCTTCTGGGGCGATCATTACGGCCAGCTCAAAGATCCCTTCGGGGTTACCTGGGGGATCGTCGCACCGGTGAAGGAAGGCGGTTGA